One part of the Glycine soja cultivar W05 chromosome 11, ASM419377v2, whole genome shotgun sequence genome encodes these proteins:
- the LOC114376706 gene encoding calmodulin-binding receptor kinase CaMRLK-like: MTPFFLLHYHYNRELSHFTNNYIPPSVPFFSLFAFFLSIHTHHWGIIGTRHCNGGVKKMKPCCTFFILLSLVVILVESSCKNEDHELVSKAFQSVSGFNSSWFETGSNCSNAVIKGINLSSKNLSGNISWKYLRNMSKLEVLDLSGNFLQGQVPNWFWRSSTLLVVNLSSNRFGGSIHPATSQNSSFSSLQNLNLSHNRFTNQLHLSGFSNLKSLDLSHNNLGTLPSGFQNLTTNLHHLDLSNCNIKGNVKPISSLTKLSSLDLSNNTLNGSFPSDFPPLNNIKFLNISHNNFKASTTLDRFIKFGKSAFIHAGNNFNYYNASKTPKLRSTPTPTPPHQQPHHIHAKKKKRPKEKQKSKHKTRTMMIVASALVVVVALCMCWVWCCRRKRQLAKRSKWAISKPVPLSMKMMEKSGPFAFETESGTSWVADLKEPSSAAVVVFEKPLMKLTFVDLLAATSHFGKDSLLAQGRCGPVYRAVLPGDIHVAIKVLENARDVHHHEAVALFVDISQLKHPNLLPLSGYCIAGKEKLVLYEFMSNGDLGRWLQELPTGETNVEDWSGDTWDIIHNGAVSRASPPEKMGWLIRHRIAVGVARGLAFLHHAGSRPVVHGHLVTSNVLLGDDFEPRIADFGFRKLGRESAAANCSTETDVYCFGVVLMELLTGKAGTAETVVWVRKAVREGHAVRTLDERLKLGGDSESEMVESLRVAYLCTAESPGKRPTMQQVLGLLKDIHPSHGLD, translated from the exons ATGACGCCGTTCTTCCTACTTCACTACCACTATAACCGCGAACTATCCCACTTCACCAACAACTATATCCCACCCTCtgtcccttttttttctctcttcgctttctttctttcaattcaTACTCACCATTGGGGTATAATAGGGACACGACATTGTAACGGTGGAGTTAAGAAAATGAAGCCCTGCTGCACATTCTTCATTCTCCTTTCGCTAGTTGTTATTCTCGTTGAATCTTCATGCAAAAACGAAGACCATGAGCTGGTGTCAAAGGCGTTCCAATCTGTGTCTGGATTCAACTCTTCCTGGTTCGAAACAGGTTCTAATTGTTCAAATGCTGTGATTAAAGGGATAAATCTTTCGTCCAAAAACCTAAGTGGGAACATCTCCTGGAAGTATCTGAGGAACATGTCCAAGTTGGAGGTTCTAGATCTGTCTGGGAATTTTCTGCAAGGCCAAGTCCCAAATTGGTTCTGGAGAAGCTCAACCTTATTGGTAGTGAACCTTTCCAGCAACAGGTTCGGAGGGAGCATTCACCCGGCCACTTCCCAAAACAGTTCCTTTTCATCGCTGCAAAATCTCAATCTCTCACACAACAGGTTCACCAACCAGCTTCACCTCTCTGGTTTCTCAAATCTTAAAAGCCTCGACCTTTCGCACAACAACCTCGGAACCTTGCCTTCCGGGTTCCAAAACCTCACTACCAATCTACACCACCTCGATCTCTCCAACTGCAACATCAAAGGAAACGTAAAACCCATCTCCTCCCTCACCAAACTTTCATCCTTGGATTTATCAAACAACACGTTGAACGGTAGTTTCCCCTCTGACTTCCCTCCTCTGAACAACATCAAATTCTTGAACATCTCCCACAACAACTTCAAAGCCTCCACCACCTTAGACAGGTTCATAAAGTTCGGCAAATCAGCGTTCATTCACGCCGGCAACAACTTCAACTACTACAACGCATCAAAAACGCCAAAGCTTCGTTCAACTCCAACTCCAACCCCACCGCACCAACAGCCCCACCACATTCacgcgaagaagaagaagcggccaaaagaaaaacaaaagtcaaaacacaAAACCAGAACCATGATGATTGTGGCCTCGGCACTTGTTGTCGTTGTCGCGTTGTGCATGTGCTGGGTGTGGTGTTGCAGGAGGAAGAGGCAATTGGCGAAAAGGAGCAAGTGGGCGATCTCGAAGCCGGTCCCACTGAGCATGAAGATGATGGAAAAATCAGGACCGTTCGCGTTCGAGACCGAGTCAGGGACATCATGGGTTGCTGACCTCAAAGAACCCTCTTCCGCAGCCGTGGTCGTGTTCGAGAAGCCACTCATGAAACTCACCTTCGTCGACCTTCTCGCTGCCACGTCACACTTCGGAAAAGACTCTCTCCTCGCTCAGGGCAGGTGTGGGCCCGTTTATCGCGCTGTCTTACCCGGAGACATCCACGTGGCAATCAAGGTCCTCGAAAACGCCAGAGACGTCCATCATCATGAAGCTGTCGCTCTCTTCGTTGACATTTCCCAACTCAAACACCCCAATCTCTTGCCCCTCTCCGGTTACTGTATTGCAG GTAAGGAGAAGCTGGTGTTGTATGAGTTTATGTCGAACGGGGATTTAGGTAGGTGGTTGCAGGAGCTACCAACAGGGGAGACTAACGTGGAGGATTGGAGTGGTGACACGTGGGACATTATTCATAACGGCGCCGTTTCTCGAGCCTCACCCCCCGAAAAAATGGGGTGGTTAATACGGCACCGTATTGCGGTGGGTGTGGCGCGTGGATTAGCGTTTCTCCACCACGCGGGGTCGAGGCCCGTCGTGCACGGCCACCTGGTGACGTCGAACGTGCTTCTCGGCGACGACTTCGAGCCGCGGATCGCGGATTTCGGGTTTCGGAAACTCGGGCGAGAGAGCGCGGCGGCGAATTGTTCCACCGAGACGGACGTTTACTGTTTCGGGGTGGTGCTGATGGAGCTTCTGACGGGGAAGGCCGGCACGGCGGAGACGGTGGTTTGGGTGAGGAAGGCGGTGAGGGAGGGCCACGCGGTGAGGACGTTGGATGAGAGGCTTAAACTCGGCGGCGACTCGGAGAGTGAGATGGTGGAGAGTCTCCGAGTCGCCTATTTGTGTACGGCCGAGTCTCCGGGGAAGAGGCCCACCATGCAGCAAGTGTTGGGCCTTCTCAAAGATATTCACCCGAGTCATGGACTCGACTGA
- the LOC114374171 gene encoding CBL-interacting serine/threonine-protein kinase 12-like, producing MADVVSKSPTPTSNLISPNKKETSNLLLGRFEIGKLLGHGTFAKVYYARNIKTGEGVAIKVIDKEKILKGGLVAHIKREISILRRVRHPNIVQLFEVMATKSKIYFVMEYVRGGELFNKVAKGRLKEEVARKYFQQLISAVGFCHARGVYHRDLKPENLLLDENGNLKVSDFGLSAVSDQIRQDGLFHTFCGTPAYVAPEVLARKGYDGAKVDLWSCGVVLFVLMAGYLPFHDQNVMAMYKKIYRGEFRCPRWFSPDLSRLLTRLLDTKPETRIAIPEIMENKWFKKGFKQIKFYVEDDRLCNVVDDDGLMDNDDDTASIVSVASFSDYSVSESDSEIETRRRINAPLPRPPSLNAFDIISFSPGFNLSGLFEEKEDETRFVTAAPVNRIISKLEEIAQLVRFSVRKKDCRVSLEGTREGVRGPLTIAAEIFELTPSLVVVEVKKKGGDRAEYERFCNDELKPGLQNLMVEESATSSELSTPIQPSLLRGLSEPVPDISSDIETPLCIPSDD from the coding sequence ATGGCCGACGTCGTTTCCAAGTCCCCAACCCCAACCAGCAACCTCATCAGCCCCAACAAGAAGGAAACATCGAACCTTTTACTGGGTCGTTTCGAGATTGGGAAGCTCCTCGGGCATGGAACCTTCGCCAAGGTGTACTACGCGCGTAACATCAAAACCGGCGAAGGCGTGGCCATCAAGGTAATCGACAAGGAGAAGATCCTCAAAGGAGGTTTGGTGGCGCACATCAAGCGTGAGATCTCTATCCTGCGCCGTGTTCGCCACCCTAACATCGTTCAGCTCTTCGAAGTCATGGCCACCAAGAGCAAGATCTATTTCGTAATGGAATACGTTCGCGGCGGCGAGCTTTTCAACAAGGTCGCCAAGGGAAGGCTCAAAGAAGAGGTCGCGAGAAAGTACTTTCAGCAATTAATCTCTGCTGTGGGATTCTGCCACGCCAGAGGGGTGTACCACAGAGATCTCAAGCCTGAAAATTTGTTGCTTGATGAGAATGGCAATCTCAAAGTCTCTGATTTTGGATTGAGTGCGGTGTCTGATCAAATCCGACAGGATGGTCTTTTCCACACTTTTTGTGGGACACCTGCGTATGTTGCTCCTGAGGTTTTGGCGAGGAAAGGGTACGATGGTGCTAAGGTGGATCTTTGGTCTTGTGGGGTGGTGTTGTTTGTGTTGATGGCGGGGTATTTGCCCTTTCATGACCAGAATGTGATGGCAATGTATAAGAAGATTTATAGAGGGGAGTTTCGGTGTCCGAGGTGGTTTTCTCCTGATTTGTCCAGGCTTCTCACAAGGCTTCTTGATACCAAGCCTGAAACCCGGATTGCGATTCCTGAAATTATGGAGAATAAGTGGTTCAAGAAAGGGTTTAAGCAGATCAAGTTTTATGTGGAGGATGATAGGCTTTGCAATGTGGTGGATGATGATGGCCTTATGGACAATGATGATGACACTGCTTCGATTGTTTCTGTTGCTTCGTTTTCGGATTACTCGGTTTCCGAGTCTGATTCTGAGATTGAGACTAGGAGGAGGATCAATGCTCCCTTGCCTAGACCTCCTAGTTTGAATGCCTTTGACATTATATCGTTCTCGCCGGGCTTTAATCTTTCGGGGTTGTTTGAGGAGAAAGAGGATGAGACAAGGTTTGTGACTGCTGCACCGGTTAACAGGATCATTTCCAAGCTGGAGGAGATTGCTCAGTTGGTTAGGTTTTCGGTGAGGAAGAAGGATTGCAGGGTGAGTTTGGAGGGTACCAGAGAGGGGGTTAGAGGGCCTTTGACTATTGCTGCTGAGATATTTGAGTTGACACCTTCTTTGGTTGTGGTGGAGGTGAAGAAAAAAGGAGGGGATAGAGCCGAGTATGAGAGGTTTTGTAACGATGAGTTAAAGCCTGGATTGCAgaatttgatggtggaggagtCTGCTACTTCTTCAGAGTTGTCTACACCTATTCAACCTTCCCTACTACGTGGCCTTTCTGAACCTGTGCCGGATATTTCTTCTGATATTGAAACCCCGCTCTGTATACCTTCTGATGATTGA